In the Deinococcus ficus genome, one interval contains:
- the ftsA gene encoding cell division protein FtsA, translated as MKDSPIIVGLDIGTTKITTVIGEVSDNGTVDIIGEGSVPSEGMKRGAVVNLERATHAIRQSVAAAERVSGVRVGSVYVTVAGNHAKAITSHGLAAIRRNQEINAGDVDRAIENARAVPLDPNLEIIHTLPQEYVVDGQEGIKSPVGMHGVRLEVDVHIVAGTAGPLLNLRRCVQEAGLRVEGFVLHSLASGLATLEAAEQAQTVIVVDMGGGTTDVGVFKRGNLAHSASIPIGGEHVTADLAQILKIPMEEAEDVKRRYGAALPELADQDVTLEITTASGSTHAITAFELSRIIKPRLSEIFSLIRDEIDHTLGPVELVAQGIVLTGGAAQLRGTPDLARDRFRLPVRVGQPRGIGGLTDIVSGPAHAASVGLVLYGIGEDGKVPASVFTEAPQPAAPVPPAVPVPDAAAGTGVAPVVVSPPPPAPAPKKDGVSLVDRLRNMFKDWM; from the coding sequence ATGAAAGACAGTCCTATCATCGTGGGCCTGGACATCGGCACCACCAAGATCACCACGGTGATCGGCGAGGTCTCCGACAACGGCACTGTGGACATTATCGGCGAAGGCAGCGTGCCCAGCGAGGGCATGAAACGCGGCGCCGTCGTGAATCTGGAACGCGCCACGCACGCCATCCGGCAGAGCGTGGCGGCGGCCGAACGCGTCAGCGGCGTGCGGGTCGGCAGCGTGTACGTGACGGTCGCCGGCAACCATGCCAAGGCGATCACCAGTCACGGACTGGCCGCCATCCGCCGCAACCAGGAGATCAACGCCGGGGACGTGGACCGCGCCATCGAGAATGCCCGCGCGGTGCCGCTCGATCCCAACCTGGAGATCATCCACACCCTCCCACAGGAGTACGTGGTGGACGGCCAGGAGGGCATCAAGAGCCCGGTCGGGATGCACGGGGTGCGCCTGGAGGTGGACGTCCACATCGTGGCCGGCACCGCCGGACCGCTGCTGAACCTGCGCCGCTGCGTGCAGGAGGCCGGACTGCGGGTGGAGGGCTTCGTGCTGCACTCCCTGGCCTCTGGCCTCGCCACGCTGGAAGCGGCCGAGCAGGCGCAGACGGTGATCGTGGTGGACATGGGCGGCGGCACCACCGACGTCGGCGTGTTCAAACGCGGGAACCTCGCGCACAGCGCCAGCATTCCCATCGGCGGTGAGCACGTCACCGCCGACCTTGCGCAGATCCTCAAGATCCCCATGGAGGAGGCTGAGGACGTCAAGCGCCGCTACGGCGCCGCCCTGCCGGAACTCGCCGATCAGGACGTCACGCTGGAGATCACCACCGCCTCCGGCAGCACGCACGCGATCACGGCCTTCGAGCTGTCGCGGATCATCAAGCCGCGCCTCAGTGAGATCTTCAGCCTGATCCGCGACGAGATCGACCACACCCTCGGACCCGTAGAACTGGTCGCGCAGGGCATCGTCCTGACCGGCGGGGCCGCGCAGCTGCGCGGCACGCCGGACCTCGCCCGGGACCGCTTCCGCCTGCCGGTGCGGGTGGGGCAGCCCCGCGGCATCGGGGGCCTCACGGATATCGTGAGCGGCCCCGCGCACGCCGCGAGCGTGGGCCTGGTGCTGTACGGCATCGGCGAGGACGGCAAGGTGCCGGCCAGCGTGTTCACGGAAGCGCCCCAGCCGGCCGCGCCGGTCCCCCCGGCAGTGCCGGTCCCGGACGCTGCGGCGGGCACGGGCGTGGCGCCGGTGGTGGTCTCTCCGCCCCCGCCCGCCCCGGCCCCGAAGAAGGACGGCGTGAGCCTCGTGGACCGCCTGCGGAACATGTTCAAGGACTGGATGTAA
- the ftsZ gene encoding cell division protein FtsZ: MQAARIRVIGLGGAGNNAVNRMIESGLEGVEFIAGNTDAQVLAKSHAEVRIQLGDRLTRGLGAGADPEIGEKAALEDRERIKEYLDGTDMLFITAGMGGGTGTGSAPVVAEIAREMGVLTVAIVTRPFKFEGPKRLRVAEEGISKLAERVDGMIVVNNEKLLSAVDKKVSFREAFLTADRVLYYGVKGISDVINVEGMINLDFADVRNLLANSGTVLMGIGAGRGEKLAEEAAMSAIHSPLLERGIEGARRILVNVTGSYDLSMNDANEIVEKIREATSFEDPDILFGITPDEAAGDEVRVTVIATGFNDTPVSIASGIGGRGSSIETIVTTKRGSVSAYDPKDYDIPAFLRNVD; encoded by the coding sequence ATGCAAGCGGCCAGAATTCGCGTGATTGGCTTGGGCGGGGCGGGGAACAACGCCGTGAACCGCATGATCGAATCGGGACTCGAAGGTGTCGAGTTCATCGCCGGGAACACCGACGCACAGGTACTCGCCAAGAGTCACGCGGAAGTCCGCATCCAGCTCGGTGACCGCCTGACCCGCGGCCTGGGCGCCGGCGCCGACCCGGAAATCGGGGAGAAAGCGGCCCTGGAAGACCGCGAGCGCATCAAGGAGTACCTGGACGGCACCGACATGCTGTTCATCACCGCCGGCATGGGCGGCGGGACCGGCACCGGCAGCGCGCCTGTCGTGGCCGAGATCGCCCGCGAGATGGGCGTGCTGACGGTCGCCATCGTGACCCGGCCCTTCAAGTTCGAGGGCCCCAAGCGCCTGCGCGTCGCCGAGGAAGGCATCAGCAAGCTCGCCGAACGCGTGGACGGCATGATCGTCGTGAACAACGAGAAGCTGCTCAGCGCCGTGGACAAGAAGGTCAGCTTCCGCGAGGCGTTCCTGACCGCCGACCGCGTGCTGTACTACGGCGTGAAAGGCATCAGCGACGTCATCAACGTCGAGGGCATGATCAACCTGGACTTCGCGGACGTCCGGAACCTGCTCGCGAACAGCGGCACGGTCCTGATGGGCATCGGCGCGGGCCGCGGCGAGAAGCTTGCCGAGGAAGCTGCCATGAGCGCCATTCACAGCCCGCTGCTGGAACGCGGCATCGAGGGTGCGCGCCGCATCCTGGTGAACGTGACCGGCAGCTACGACCTGAGCATGAACGACGCCAACGAGATCGTCGAGAAGATCCGCGAGGCGACCAGCTTCGAGGACCCGGACATCCTGTTCGGCATCACGCCCGACGAGGCGGCCGGGGACGAGGTGCGCGTCACCGTGATCGCCACCGGGTTCAACGACACGCCGGTCAGCATTGCCAGCGGGATCGGCGGGCGCGGCAGCAGCATCGAGACGATCGTGACGACCAAACGCGGCTCGGTCAGCGCGTACGACCCCAAGGACTACGACATTCCCGCGTTCCTGCGCAACGTCGACTGA
- a CDS encoding branched-chain amino acid ABC transporter substrate-binding protein, which yields MTASRTLLLAAALTLGQAGALTIIKIATIGPLSGPQSFIGTQQRDGARMAVNEYKAQFKKLGFDLQLVPYDDQADPATGTAVARKIAADRSFLAVVGAVNSGVSIPVSLALRPARLAMVTSSSTANEFTDRGLSNVNRIVPRDDAQGPAGADFLAGTLKAKSVYIINDRTAYGAGLAGEVAKRLTARGVKVITNEGTEEKSDFSSLIAKIKLRRPDAIYFGGIYSQAGVFLKQLREAGLTLPMVGGDGFDASELAKIAGKSADNVYYTTIAAPVESQPATKAFGQRFKAAYKADAQPYAVSAYDAGRVVAQGVLNAVKAAGNKLPSRAQVESAVRRGSYGAGLLSGPVQFNSAGDRKAAKLYVIRVSGGKATLSTTVTVKPPKP from the coding sequence ATGACCGCATCCCGCACCCTGCTGCTCGCCGCGGCCCTCACGCTGGGCCAGGCCGGCGCCCTGACCATCATCAAGATCGCGACCATCGGCCCGCTCTCCGGCCCGCAGAGCTTCATCGGCACGCAGCAGCGCGACGGTGCCCGCATGGCCGTGAACGAGTACAAGGCGCAGTTCAAGAAACTGGGGTTTGACCTGCAACTCGTGCCGTACGACGACCAGGCCGATCCGGCGACCGGCACGGCCGTGGCCCGCAAGATCGCCGCGGACCGCTCCTTCCTGGCGGTCGTGGGGGCCGTGAACAGCGGGGTGTCCATTCCCGTGAGTCTGGCGCTCCGGCCCGCCCGGCTGGCGATGGTGACCTCCAGCAGCACCGCGAACGAGTTCACGGACCGCGGCCTGAGCAACGTGAACCGCATCGTGCCGCGCGACGACGCGCAGGGCCCGGCCGGCGCGGACTTCCTGGCGGGAACGCTGAAGGCCAAAAGCGTGTACATCATCAACGACCGCACCGCCTACGGCGCCGGGCTGGCCGGGGAGGTCGCCAAGCGCCTCACGGCCCGCGGCGTGAAGGTGATCACCAACGAGGGCACCGAGGAGAAAAGCGACTTCTCCAGCCTGATCGCCAAGATCAAGCTCCGCCGGCCGGACGCGATCTACTTCGGCGGCATCTACAGCCAGGCGGGCGTGTTCCTGAAACAGCTGCGCGAGGCGGGCCTGACCCTGCCGATGGTCGGCGGGGACGGGTTCGACGCCAGTGAACTCGCGAAGATTGCCGGGAAGTCGGCGGACAACGTGTACTACACGACCATCGCCGCGCCCGTGGAGTCCCAGCCGGCCACGAAGGCCTTCGGGCAGCGCTTCAAGGCCGCGTACAAGGCCGACGCGCAGCCCTACGCGGTGTCCGCGTACGACGCCGGGCGGGTGGTGGCGCAGGGCGTCCTGAACGCGGTGAAGGCGGCGGGAAACAAACTGCCCAGCCGCGCGCAGGTGGAAAGCGCCGTCCGCAGGGGCAGTTACGGCGCCGGGCTGCTGTCCGGGCCGGTGCAGTTCAACAGTGCCGGGGACCGCAAGGCCGCGAAGCTGTACGTGATCCGGGTGAGCGGCGGCAAGGCCACCCTGAGTACCACCGTGACCGTGAAACCGCCCAAGCCGTAA
- the pfkA gene encoding 6-phosphofructokinase, translated as MTDATPPQTAPHPLLDPGACASPNPAGVRRIAVLTSGGDAPGMNAAIRAVVRTASHQGIEVVGVRRGFAGLHRGELGLLGPRDVANIIQRGGTTLLTARSRTWRTPEGRALGAKYLREWDVDGLVVIGGDGSFHGAHFLQEEHGIPVIGIPGTIDNDLYGTDYTIGYFTAVETALDAVDKLRDTGASHERIFVIEVMGRHAGHIAVDVAVAGGAEEVFIPEDGKPVSDVVQTVQESVAKGKRGSIIIVAEGYAGGAQAVGDAITAGTGLETRVTILGHIQRGGTPVASDRILASRLGEAAVFALMEGRRGEMVGTTCGQITHTPLHVTWERSKDVNRDLYRCAKTLSV; from the coding sequence ATGACTGACGCGACCCCCCCCCAGACGGCCCCCCACCCCCTCCTCGACCCGGGCGCCTGCGCCTCGCCGAACCCGGCCGGGGTGCGGCGCATCGCCGTGCTCACCAGCGGCGGCGACGCCCCCGGCATGAACGCCGCCATCCGCGCCGTCGTCCGCACCGCGTCCCACCAGGGCATCGAGGTGGTCGGCGTCCGGCGGGGCTTCGCCGGCCTGCACCGGGGCGAACTGGGCCTGCTCGGCCCGCGCGACGTGGCGAACATCATCCAGCGCGGCGGCACCACCCTGCTCACCGCCCGCAGCCGCACCTGGCGCACCCCGGAAGGCCGTGCGCTGGGCGCGAAGTACCTGCGGGAGTGGGACGTGGACGGCCTTGTCGTGATCGGCGGGGACGGCAGTTTCCACGGCGCGCACTTCCTGCAGGAAGAGCACGGCATTCCCGTGATCGGCATTCCCGGCACCATCGACAACGACCTGTACGGCACGGACTACACCATCGGGTACTTCACGGCGGTGGAGACGGCTCTGGACGCGGTGGACAAGCTGCGCGACACCGGCGCCAGCCACGAGCGGATCTTCGTGATCGAGGTGATGGGCCGCCACGCCGGGCACATCGCGGTGGACGTCGCGGTGGCCGGCGGCGCCGAGGAGGTCTTCATTCCCGAGGACGGCAAGCCCGTCTCGGACGTGGTGCAGACCGTCCAGGAGAGCGTCGCCAAGGGCAAGCGCGGCAGCATCATCATCGTCGCCGAGGGGTACGCCGGGGGCGCGCAGGCGGTCGGGGACGCCATCACCGCCGGCACCGGCCTGGAAACCCGCGTGACCATCCTGGGCCACATCCAGCGGGGCGGCACGCCGGTCGCCAGCGACCGCATCCTCGCCAGCCGCCTGGGCGAGGCGGCCGTGTTCGCGCTGATGGAAGGCCGGCGCGGCGAGATGGTGGGCACCACCTGCGGCCAGATCACGCACACGCCCCTGCACGTGACCTGGGAGCGGAGCAAGGACGTGAACCGCGACCTGTACCGCTGCGCCAAGACCCTCAGCGTGTAA
- the rsmI gene encoding 16S rRNA (cytidine(1402)-2'-O)-methyltransferase, whose product MDAAPLDLEPVRVPEGARVWLVPTPVGNLGDITLRALEVLKAADAVACEDTRRTGLLLRHLGLSKPLVRLDAHTMHRAGNVLERHARLAYVSDAGTPGISDPGAELVQAAVAADIPVEVLPGATAFVPALVLSGLPNARFTFEGFLPRGGRDRRERLQALAAREETSVLYESPHRLHATLLDLASACGKGRPASVTRELSKRFEETRRGALAELAAHFAAGVRGELVVVVAGRPAGDHALPGAEEPTDHAAQARAWLAGGLSVREVRDRLTGLGLRKKEAYALALAAAEEQEADDGGEAPRSPV is encoded by the coding sequence CTGGACGCTGCCCCTCTGGACCTGGAGCCCGTCCGCGTGCCGGAGGGCGCGCGGGTGTGGCTGGTGCCCACCCCCGTGGGGAACCTGGGCGACATCACCCTGCGGGCCCTGGAGGTCCTGAAGGCCGCGGACGCGGTGGCGTGCGAGGACACCCGCCGCACCGGGCTGCTCCTGCGGCACCTGGGCCTCAGCAAGCCGCTGGTGCGGCTGGACGCCCACACCATGCACCGCGCCGGCAACGTACTGGAACGCCACGCGCGGCTGGCGTATGTGTCCGACGCGGGCACGCCCGGCATCAGCGACCCGGGCGCGGAACTGGTGCAGGCGGCCGTCGCGGCGGACATTCCCGTCGAGGTGCTGCCCGGCGCCACGGCCTTCGTGCCGGCCCTGGTGCTCTCCGGCCTGCCGAACGCGCGCTTCACCTTCGAGGGCTTCCTGCCGCGCGGCGGCCGGGACCGCCGGGAGCGGCTGCAGGCCCTGGCGGCGCGGGAGGAGACGAGCGTGCTGTACGAAAGCCCCCACCGCCTGCACGCCACGTTGCTGGACCTCGCCTCGGCGTGCGGGAAGGGGCGCCCGGCAAGCGTGACGCGGGAACTCAGCAAGCGCTTCGAGGAGACCCGGCGCGGCGCGCTGGCGGAACTGGCCGCCCACTTCGCGGCCGGGGTGCGGGGCGAGCTCGTGGTGGTCGTGGCCGGGCGGCCGGCCGGTGACCACGCGCTACCGGGGGCAGAGGAACCCACGGATCACGCGGCGCAGGCGCGGGCCTGGCTGGCCGGAGGCCTGAGCGTGCGCGAGGTGCGGGACCGGCTGACCGGGCTGGGCCTGCGCAAGAAAGAAGCGTACGCGCTGGCGCTGGCGGCTGCCGAGGAACAGGAAGCAGATGATGGCGGCGAGGCGCCCAGGTCGCCTGTCTAG
- a CDS encoding 23S rRNA (pseudouridine(1915)-N(3))-methyltransferase RlmH has product MRLHLITVGEPKLAYARAGWDEYEKRLRRYHKLQVTRVAGRTPEAESDAVRRAAGRAPLILLDPRGRQFTSEGLSAYLDAQALGGTGELALAIGGPEGHTDALRADARLLWSLGELTLPHDLAMVVLLEALYRAATISAGEPYHRG; this is encoded by the coding sequence ATGCGTCTGCACCTGATCACCGTGGGCGAGCCGAAACTGGCGTACGCCCGCGCCGGGTGGGACGAGTACGAGAAACGGCTGCGCCGCTACCACAAACTGCAGGTCACGCGCGTGGCCGGCCGCACGCCGGAGGCCGAGAGCGACGCGGTGCGCCGCGCCGCCGGCCGCGCCCCGCTGATCCTGCTGGACCCGCGCGGGCGGCAGTTCACGTCCGAGGGCCTGAGCGCCTACCTGGACGCCCAAGCGCTGGGCGGCACGGGCGAACTGGCCCTGGCGATCGGCGGGCCGGAAGGCCACACCGACGCGCTGCGGGCGGACGCGCGGCTGCTGTGGAGCCTGGGAGAACTGACACTCCCGCACGACCTGGCGATGGTGGTGCTGCTTGAGGCGCTGTACCGGGCGGCCACCATCAGTGCGGGTGAGCCGTACCACCGCGGCTAG
- a CDS encoding GNAT family N-acetyltransferase, producing MTDLPPADPAARPSPAPAAEWLAAPVLRGWGLTLEPMGTRHAEDMSIGADEQTLQFLSRGGPATHTLEDWATYLEGLNALPHRVNWAVRPDGEARVVGRISFSEVNVADRWVEIGTMLLPAAQGTGVNPRAKLLLLARAFEVLGAGRVHFKVDARNERSLRAMTKLGAVREGTLRRYQVRPDGYARDSVIFSVLPEEWPEVRARLEARVQADANMKNG from the coding sequence ATGACCGACCTGCCTCCCGCCGACCCTGCCGCCCGCCCCTCTCCCGCGCCGGCCGCCGAGTGGCTCGCGGCGCCGGTGCTGCGCGGCTGGGGCCTGACGCTGGAACCCATGGGGACCCGGCACGCGGAGGACATGAGCATCGGCGCGGACGAGCAGACGCTGCAGTTCCTGTCGCGGGGCGGGCCGGCCACCCACACGCTGGAGGACTGGGCCACGTACCTGGAGGGCCTGAACGCCCTGCCGCACCGGGTGAACTGGGCGGTGCGGCCGGACGGGGAGGCGCGGGTGGTGGGGCGCATCAGTTTCAGCGAGGTGAACGTCGCGGACCGCTGGGTGGAGATCGGCACGATGCTGCTGCCGGCCGCGCAGGGCACGGGCGTGAACCCGCGCGCGAAACTGCTGCTGCTGGCCCGGGCGTTCGAGGTGCTGGGGGCCGGGCGGGTGCATTTCAAGGTGGACGCCCGCAACGAGCGCAGCCTGCGGGCCATGACGAAGCTGGGCGCGGTGCGTGAGGGCACCCTGCGGCGGTATCAGGTACGCCCGGACGGGTATGCGCGCGACAGCGTGATCTTCAGCGTGCTGCCGGAGGAATGGCCGGAGGTGCGCGCCCGGCTGGAGGCGCGCGTGCAGGCCGACGCGAACATGAAGAACGGCTGA
- a CDS encoding phospho-N-acetylmuramoyl-pentapeptide-transferase, giving the protein MMVVAALLSWFLVGLFIRMSKARGWGQPVRQDGPQTHLVKEGTPTAGGVPFVLALAVVFFGLYAAGRAGAGLNAQRELLIMLTALAMGVIGGIDDWLKVQSRMRGGGKKELLAREKFPAQLLVGLAFAFFAAPLAAHELVPSLGRVPDILLLTLVMVGSVNAFNFTDGLDGLLGGVAVIVLLPLLAVSPVSALMVAVLLGFLWFNAHPARVFMGDMGSHAIGAVAAGAYVLYSDVWLLPLAAIIPVVAVLSVVIQVVSFRTRGKRVFRMSPIQHHFELSGWPETHVTMRFWVVTALATALVWYLMGGRP; this is encoded by the coding sequence ATGATGGTCGTCGCGGCCCTGCTCTCCTGGTTCCTGGTGGGCCTGTTCATCCGCATGAGCAAGGCGCGCGGCTGGGGGCAGCCGGTGCGGCAGGACGGCCCGCAGACCCACCTGGTCAAGGAGGGCACGCCCACCGCGGGCGGCGTGCCGTTCGTGCTGGCGCTGGCCGTGGTGTTCTTCGGCCTGTACGCGGCCGGGCGGGCCGGCGCGGGCCTGAACGCGCAGCGGGAGCTGCTGATCATGCTCACGGCCCTCGCCATGGGCGTGATCGGCGGGATCGACGACTGGCTGAAGGTTCAGTCCCGGATGCGGGGCGGCGGCAAGAAGGAACTGCTGGCGCGCGAGAAGTTCCCGGCGCAGCTCCTGGTGGGGCTGGCGTTCGCGTTTTTTGCCGCGCCGCTCGCCGCGCATGAACTGGTGCCCAGCCTGGGCCGGGTGCCCGACATCCTGCTGCTCACGCTGGTGATGGTGGGCAGCGTGAACGCCTTCAACTTCACGGACGGGCTGGACGGCCTGCTGGGCGGCGTGGCGGTCATCGTGCTGCTGCCGCTGCTGGCCGTCTCGCCCGTGTCGGCGCTGATGGTGGCGGTGCTGCTGGGCTTCCTGTGGTTCAACGCGCACCCGGCGCGGGTGTTCATGGGTGACATGGGCAGCCACGCGATCGGGGCGGTGGCGGCCGGGGCGTATGTGCTGTACAGCGACGTGTGGCTGCTGCCGCTGGCGGCGATCATCCCGGTTGTGGCGGTCCTGAGCGTGGTGATTCAGGTGGTGTCGTTCAGGACGCGCGGCAAGCGGGTGTTCCGCATGAGCCCCATCCAGCATCACTTCGAGCTGAGCGGCTGGCCGGAAACGCACGTCACCATGCGCTTCTGGGTGGTCACGGCCCTGGCGACTGCGCTGGTGTGGTACCTGATGGGCGGCCGGCCCTAA
- a CDS encoding class I SAM-dependent methyltransferase — translation MSALPPDLTALLARCVAGRAHLPAEGTTVYRAAHLTETGGLFTLDVAGDAGMLSLYAELDPAAEQALAQAGAQAAGLAGVYLKRRPVEARHEANVNREYLSPPDPVWGEARPEVVGLEAGVPFLIRPGADLSTGLFTDARPARAFVRSAGAVRVLNTFAYTCGFGLSAALGGAEVVKNVDLSRKVLAWGQANYALSGLPAPDTDFLYGDVFDWFARLRKRGDLFDLVVLDPPSFARGKSGVWRSERDYARLSALAAGVTGPGGRVLALVNHAGVSAAAFDRMALAGFTQAGRRARPEARLGAGADYPGAGHLKVVCWALD, via the coding sequence GTGTCCGCCCTGCCGCCCGACCTGACCGCCCTGCTGGCCCGCTGCGTGGCCGGCCGCGCCCACCTGCCGGCCGAGGGCACGACCGTGTACCGCGCCGCGCACCTCACAGAGACCGGGGGGCTGTTCACGCTGGACGTGGCTGGAGACGCCGGGATGCTCAGCCTGTACGCCGAACTGGACCCGGCGGCGGAACAGGCACTCGCCCAGGCGGGCGCGCAGGCGGCGGGGCTCGCGGGCGTGTACCTCAAGCGCCGGCCGGTGGAGGCGCGGCACGAGGCGAACGTGAACCGCGAGTACCTCTCTCCGCCCGACCCGGTGTGGGGCGAGGCGCGGCCGGAGGTGGTGGGGCTGGAGGCGGGCGTGCCGTTCCTGATCCGGCCGGGCGCGGACCTGAGCACGGGCCTGTTCACGGACGCGCGCCCGGCCCGGGCGTTCGTGCGCTCGGCGGGGGCGGTGCGGGTGCTGAACACCTTCGCGTACACCTGCGGGTTCGGGCTGAGCGCCGCGCTGGGCGGGGCGGAGGTGGTGAAGAACGTGGACCTGTCCCGCAAGGTGCTGGCCTGGGGGCAGGCGAACTACGCCCTGAGCGGCCTGCCGGCGCCGGACACGGATTTCCTGTACGGGGACGTCTTCGACTGGTTCGCGCGGCTGCGCAAGCGCGGGGACCTGTTCGATCTGGTGGTGCTGGACCCGCCCAGTTTCGCGCGCGGCAAGAGCGGGGTGTGGCGCTCCGAACGGGACTACGCGCGCCTGAGCGCCCTGGCCGCGGGCGTGACCGGGCCGGGCGGGCGGGTGCTGGCGCTGGTGAACCACGCGGGGGTGAGCGCGGCGGCCTTCGACCGGATGGCGCTGGCGGGGTTCACGCAGGCGGGGCGACGGGCGCGGCCTGAGGCGCGGCTGGGGGCGGGGGCGGACTACCCGGGGGCCGGGCACCTGAAGGTGGTGTGCTGGGCCCTGGACTGA
- a CDS encoding monothiol bacilliredoxin BrxC family protein translates to MTQTAQNEQQVLVPLTTPEDVDSFLREYPLAAVFKAGTCHKTMQGFGVVETFLQRHDLPVGFIRVVDWRPASNHVAQLTGITHHSPQFILFRDGQAQFEVNNWDITPETLGPVFSAHVPERADSQGEVAGGGLEPYRRLMTAYINGELSDWAFQDQYVAMFRNDGSLRSQREFDLLSRLFGDPDAYHGGLHQLGAPQERGDLKARVQQLLTELG, encoded by the coding sequence ATGACGCAGACCGCACAGAACGAACAGCAGGTCCTGGTGCCCCTCACCACCCCCGAGGACGTCGACAGCTTCCTCAGGGAGTATCCGCTGGCCGCCGTCTTCAAGGCCGGCACCTGCCACAAGACCATGCAGGGCTTCGGCGTGGTGGAAACCTTCCTCCAGCGCCACGACCTGCCCGTGGGCTTCATCCGCGTGGTGGACTGGCGCCCCGCTAGCAACCACGTCGCGCAGCTGACCGGCATCACGCACCACAGCCCGCAGTTCATCCTGTTCCGCGACGGCCAGGCGCAGTTCGAGGTGAACAACTGGGACATCACCCCCGAGACGCTGGGGCCGGTGTTCTCCGCGCACGTGCCCGAACGCGCCGACAGCCAGGGCGAGGTGGCGGGCGGCGGCCTGGAACCGTACCGGCGCCTGATGACCGCCTATATCAACGGCGAGCTGAGCGACTGGGCCTTCCAGGACCAGTACGTGGCGATGTTCCGCAACGACGGCTCGCTGCGCAGCCAGCGGGAATTCGACCTGCTCTCCCGCCTGTTCGGGGACCCGGACGCCTACCACGGCGGCCTGCACCAGCTGGGCGCGCCGCAGGAACGCGGGGACCTGAAGGCCCGCGTGCAACAGCTCCTGACTGAACTCGGCTGA